In Streptomyces erythrochromogenes, the DNA window GCCGGGCCGGGCATCGACCTCGTGCGCAAGGATCCGGGGCTGGTGGGGCGGCTGAAGGCCAAGGGGCTGCGGGTGCGGGTGTGGACGGTCGACGAGCCGGAGGACGTGGAGCTGTGCGTGCGGCTCGGCGTGGACACCCTGATCACCAACCGGCCGCGCGAGGTGCGGGAGTACCTGGGCTCCCTGTGACCGGCACCGGTACGGGCACGGGCACGGGTACGGGTACGGGTACGGGAACACCCGGCCGGGGTGCGCCGGCCGGGCGTGGGGGGTCTGGCGGTGCGGGGCGGTTATGCGAAGCGCTGGTTCGCGGATCCGTTGCAGCTCTGCAGGCGCAGCGGCTCGTGGGCGGCGGCCACGGTCAGGCACATGCCGGGGGCGGCGGCGGGCCGCAGGGTGGCGCCGTCGCGGACGAACTGCTGGTTGGCTCCGCCGTGGCAGTTCCAGATGATCAGGCCGGTGCCGGAGCCGTAGTTGGCGCCGGGGGTGTCGAGGCAGCGGTCCTGGGTCAGTTCGATGTGGACGGACTTGCGGGCGGTGTCGTACCACCAGCCCTGGTTGCGGCCGCTGTGGCAGTCCCAGCCCACGATCTTCGTCTCGTTGGCGCTGGAGCCGCCGAAGGAGTCGAGGCAGTTGCCGGTGGCCTCGTTCCTGAGCGGTTTGAACTTGTCGTCCCAGGCTCCGGCCTGGAGGACGGGCCTGCCGGTGCTCGCGGGATCGGCGCAGGAGGCCTCGCGCAGGCCCGAGTCGTAGAGCTGGGTCAGGCAGGACGCGAAGGCCCCGTGTCCGCGGTAGTTGGGGTGGAAGGACTGGCGGGCGGTGTTCTCGTCCCAGGGGAAGTGGTCCCCGAGGTCCAGGTAGAGCCCGCGGGCCCAGGTGTCCTCCATGCACACCTCGTGGCCGTGGAAGAGGCGCGAGTTGTCGAGGTAGATCGCGCCGGAGGCCAGGGCCGCGGCGCGCATGCCCTTCTCGAAGGTGGGTACCGCGTAGTTGCGGCCCCAGGTGGCGTCCGAGTCGTAGCCGGCGCAGCCGCCGGGCAGCTTCCCGGGGAAGTCCGGGTTGTCGTGGAAGTCGGGGCCGATGGGGCTGGGGTAGCCCATCACGACGAGCTTGTAGTCGGCGTCGGCGTAGCCGGCGTCGCGCATGACCGTCCTGAGGTCCGCGACCGTGGCCTCCACCTTGGGCCTCAGGCCGTCGACGCGGGCCTGCCAGCCGGGGGCGTACTTGGGCTCGCAGGTGCCCTGGCTGAGGATCCAGCGGGTGACGCAGTCGGTCATGACGGGGCCGAACTGCAGGTCGTCGTTGGCCCCCGCGACCAGCAGGACCATCTTGATCCTGGTGTTGCGGGCCTTGATGGCGAGGCTGTCGCTCTGCACCAGTTCGTCGGCGTACTGCTTGCTGCCGCCGATCCTGATGTTGCCGGTGTAGCCGCCGGAGCAGGCGACGTTGAAGGTGAGGTCGGCCGGGATGCCGGTGCGGTGGATCGCGGCATCGGGCGAGCGGTGGCACTGGTTGTTCGGCGTGTTGGTCGCCGGGTCGTAATGGCCGACGCCCTCGCCCGAGATCTCGCTGTCGCCCAGCGAGATCAGGCCGGTCTTGCGGTCGGCCTGCGGGCGCACGGCGGGGTCGCCGTAGATCTTGACGGCTTCGGCGGCGCGGATCGCCTCCAGCTCGGGCGAGAGGGGTGCGACGACCCCGGAGGTGGTGGCCGCCTGGGCCATGGGGGTGACGGCGGTGACACCCCCCAGGGCGGCCGCGAACGCCGCGACGGCGGCGAAGGT includes these proteins:
- a CDS encoding ricin-type beta-trefoil lectin domain protein is translated as MARARTKPMLRSTFAAVAAFAAALGGVTAVTPMAQAATTSGVVAPLSPELEAIRAAEAVKIYGDPAVRPQADRKTGLISLGDSEISGEGVGHYDPATNTPNNQCHRSPDAAIHRTGIPADLTFNVACSGGYTGNIRIGGSKQYADELVQSDSLAIKARNTRIKMVLLVAGANDDLQFGPVMTDCVTRWILSQGTCEPKYAPGWQARVDGLRPKVEATVADLRTVMRDAGYADADYKLVVMGYPSPIGPDFHDNPDFPGKLPGGCAGYDSDATWGRNYAVPTFEKGMRAAALASGAIYLDNSRLFHGHEVCMEDTWARGLYLDLGDHFPWDENTARQSFHPNYRGHGAFASCLTQLYDSGLREASCADPASTGRPVLQAGAWDDKFKPLRNEATGNCLDSFGGSSANETKIVGWDCHSGRNQGWWYDTARKSVHIELTQDRCLDTPGANYGSGTGLIIWNCHGGANQQFVRDGATLRPAAAPGMCLTVAAAHEPLRLQSCNGSANQRFA